One Anopheles marshallii chromosome 3, idAnoMarsDA_429_01, whole genome shotgun sequence genomic region harbors:
- the LOC128716082 gene encoding dolichol-phosphate mannosyltransferase subunit 1 gives MAAEKYSILLPTYNERENLPIIIWLIVKYMQEAKINYEVIVIDDGSPDGTLEVAKQLQKIYGEDRILLRPRAAKLGLGTAYIHGIEHATGDYIIIMDADLSHHPKFIPQFVELQKKGDFDIVSGTRYKGTGGVYGWDFKRKLISRGANFLSQLLLRPNASDLTGSFRLYRKEVLKELISRCTSKGYVFQMEMIVRARQLNYSIGEVPISFVDRVYGQSKLGGSEIIQFAKNLLYLFATT, from the exons ATGGCAGCAGAGAAGTATTCCATCCTGCTTCCAACGTACAACGAGCGGGAAAATCTTCCTATCATCATATGGCTCATTGTGAAGTACATGCAAGAGGC GAAAATCAACTACGAAGTGATCGTTATTGATGACGGCAGTCCGGACGGAACGCTAGAGGTTGCTAAGCAGCTGCAAAAAATATACGGCGAAGATCGCATCCTGCTCCGGCCAAGGGCCGCAAAGCTGGGCCTTGGGACGGCCTACATTCATGGAATAGAGCACGCTACAGGCGATTACATCATTATCATGGATGCCGATCTGAGCCACCAC CCCAAATTCATTCCACAGTTTGTAGAGCTACAGAAGAAGGGTGACTTTGACATAGTTTCTGGCACGCGGTACAAGGGTACCGGCGGTGTGTACGGATGGGACTTTAAGAGGAAGTTGATCTCGCGTGGAGCTAACTTTCTTTCCCAACTGTTGCTGAGACCGAATGCTTCCGATCTAACAGGATCCTTCCGGCTGTATCGTAAAGAAGTGCTAAAGGAGTTGATATCTCGATGCACTTCGAAGGGGTACGTCTTCCAGATGGAAATGATCGTCCGAGCGCGTCAACTGAATTACTCCATCGGAGAAGTTCCGATATCCTTCGTGGACCGTGTGTACGGACAGTCGAAGCTCGGAGGTTCGGAGATAATACAGTTTGCGAAAAATCTGTTGTATCTGTTTGCCACCACGTAG
- the LOC128712244 gene encoding putative ATPase N2B has translation MLFLTKVPSSFCLLTRSCSCPALHGVRLYSPNAPATATTVSAAGKTPVEVLKEKLNLGEIQPDPHQGRVTEALQVVYDSIKTYSPPKPSTGIGKWFSFGKAEKAVAAPKGLYIYGSVGGGKTMLMDMFYDCCAIDRKRRVHFNSFMTDVHTKIHDIKSKHVRDASNSKPQPFDPIKPVAELITEDSWMICFDEFQVTDIADAMILKRLFTYLFNNGVIVVATSNRAPDDLYKNGLQRSNFVPFIGVLKNHCNIVTLDSGVDYRTAALKGESKHYFDKSQGDANASMDKLFKVLCSQENDMIRPKTFTHFGRNITFAKTCGQVLDSTFEELCDRPLGASDFLQIAQFFHTVLIRDIPQLNLKLKSQTRRFITLIDTLYDSRVRLVVSADVPYKYLFSDEAPDDMHTSDEHRMLMDDLKITKDSTDASSNIFTGEEEVFAFERTVSRLAEMQSAEYWSLWEKHR, from the exons ATGTTGTTCCTGACGAAAGTACCGAGTTCGTTCTGTTTGCTAACGCGTAGCTGCTCGTGTCCCGCGCTGCACGGTGTACGGTTGTACAGTCCGAACGCCCCTGCCACTGCCACCACCGTTTCCGCGGCCGGAAAAACGCCCGTGGAGGtgttgaaggaaaaactgAACCTTGGCGAAATACAGCCCGATCCACACCAGGGCCGCGTCACCGAAGCGTTGCAGGTAGTGTATGATAGCATTAAAACGTACAGCCCACCTAAACCGAGCACTGGCATAGGGAAATGGTTCAGCTTTGGCAAGGCGGAGAAGGCGGTGGCCGCACCCAAGGGACTCTACATCTACGGCAGCGTTGGCGGTGGAAAAACGATGCTTATGGACATGTTTTACGACTGCTGTGCG ATTGATCGCAAGCGACGCGTACACTTTAACTCCTTCATGACGGATGTGCACACCAAGATACACGATATCAAGTCGAAGCACGTGCGGGAcgccagcaacagcaagccACAACCGTTCGACCCAATTAAACCTGTTGCCGAGCTGATTACAGAGGACTCGTGGATGATTTGCTTCGATGAATTTCAG GTTACCGACATAGCGGATGCAATGATCTTGAAACGGCTGTTCACTTATCTCTTCAATAATGGTGTGATTGTGGTCGCCACCAGTAACCGTGCCCCCGACGATCTCTACAAAAATGGACTTCAGCGTAGCAACTTTGTACCGTTCATCGGGGTGCTCAAGAATCACTGCAACATCGTGACGCTAGACAGTGGCGTTGATTACCGTACTGCGGCGCTAAAAGGGGAAAGTAAACATTACTTTGA cAAGTCTCAAGGCGATGCAAATGCTTCAATGGACAAACTGTTTAAAGTGCTGTGCTCCCAGGAGAACGACATGATACGCCCCAAAACGTTTACTCACTTTGGCAGGAATATAACGTTTGCGAAAACCTGTGGCCAGGTGCTTGACAGCACGTTTGAAGAACTCTGTGATAGG CCTCTTGGTGCTAGTGACTTCCTACAGATAGCACAATTCTTTCACACGGTGCTAATACGAGATATTCCGCAACTTAACCTGAAGCTAAAATCCCAAACGAGACGGTTCATCACACTGATCGACACATTGTACGATAGTCGCGTACGG TTGGTCGTTTCGGCGGACGTACCGTACAAGTATCTGTTCTCGGACGAAGCACCGGATGATATGCACACCTCCGACGAGCATCGTATGTTAATGGACGATCTCAAAATTACCAAGGATTCAACGGACGCTAGTTCGAACATTTTCACTGGTGAGGAAGAAGTATTTGCCTTCGAGCGAACGGTATCCCGCTTGGCCGAAATGCAATCGGCCGAATACTGGTCGCTCTGGGAGAAACATCGTTAG
- the LOC128711873 gene encoding NADH dehydrogenase [ubiquinone] 1 beta subcomplex subunit 9, with the protein MSGPTATALAHTRRVCTLYKKSLRNLESWYDRRHIFRYHATLMRARFDQHRNEKDPAKVAQIVADGERELFEKQHYQPKKFPMSPGGVAFEREVIPPDWVLDYWHPLEKAQFPDYFARREKRKEEYVVWWEKQYGKSSANDSSSHH; encoded by the exons atgtccgGACCGACCGCTACGGCCCTTGCTCACACGCGACGGGTTTGCACGCTGTACAAAAAGTCGCTGCGCAATCTGGAATCGTGGTACGACAGAAG ACACATCTTCCGCTACCATGCTACGCTGATGCGAGCACGCTTCGACCAGCACAGAAACGAAAAGGACCCGGCAAAGGTGGCTCAGATTGTGGCCGATGGCGAAAGGGAATTGTTTGAAAAGCAGCACTACCAACCGAAGAAGT TCCCGATGTCTCCGGGAGGTGTTGCATTCGAACGTGAAGTGATTCCTCCGGATTGGGTTCTTGATTATTGGCACCCGCTGGAAAAGGCACAGTTCCCCGACTACTTTGCTCGACGTGAAAAACGCAAGGAAGAATATGTCGTTTGGTGGGAAAAGCAGTACGGCAAATCGTCGGCCAACGATTCCTCTTCCCATCATTAA
- the LOC128714652 gene encoding activating molecule in BECN1-regulated autophagy protein 1A-like codes for MVQPTTFTPPLPSPIVVISDEKMLKIDRNIVYQLDNRERGYRTRRIRRNASMMSATTTIISGACGEPVFRQLAVELAELALMERLKTADLCEPIDDLASETESVFNIEQSHNGLLTATVQTNRSVNVFKTSSMQKVAKYPTGDRSVWTLAFHPTNENIIAFGTLGGAVSVYVDNRLAGTLNEPEPIGSLCFHPTLNFLLLTSMNEVIFWDWVNNKTYTTGMYSDCKCRFLHVTQDLRLITGITQTKTHLMAGVGKNVEEVEPEYLMVSFLRSVSLMLDKLELTLSTQVEYLLQLEMNKQCLIWIHLLQTINRKRGEVRCCSTVSPADKCTKSNLNLTLMSLIRKIDALEDRLLTRNTHNTSICITTEISQRLWSPGAVLLTQPLIYFRNICQNYICQGHKSYIKYIFDLSLVSELLRKVCHMLYTLAPSELPDTWDYISQLYGRPLSPEKHCILQAWDLESFQGDVDDLPDFKEDWKNVITICLINNDSNVAISQCEQFIASVRFRSVNEMEIRSLRRDNFGELIYAFKFTASFVSLSFSPSGRYVAVGLRCRRNLKYAYILDKDTRWRIGVGCNVSNDSNDVSETETVSQNDRVGIRLCLPLDPDNYLEINCIKWASLPGYGLLLGLKSNFIQVCR; via the exons ATGGTGCAACCGACCACATTCACACCACCCTTGCCCTCACCAATCGTAGTAATATCGGACgaaaaaatgctaaaaattGATCGGAATATCGTGTATCAGCTGGACAACCGTGAACGGGGCTACCGAACGCGACGAATACGACGAAATGCGTCGATGATGTCGGCCACAACGACGATCATCAGTGGTGCATGTGGCGAGCCCGTCTTTCGTCAGCTTGCCGTCGAACTGGCCGAGTTGGCGTtgatggaacggttgaaaACGGCCGATCTGTGCGAG CCCATTGATGACTTGGCCAGTGAAACGGAGTCCGTGTTTAACATTGAACAAAGCCATAATGG ACTACTGACGGCTACCGTACAGACCAACCGAAGTGTTAACGTGTTTAAAACTTCTTCCATGCAGAAAGTTG CGAAATATCCCACCGGTGATCGGTCTGTATGGACGTTGGCGTTCCATCCGACGAACGAGAACATTATCGCCTTTGGTACGCTCGGTGGTGCGGTTTCGGTGTACGTCGATAATCGCCTTGCCGGCACATTGAATGAACCAGAACCGATTGGATCGTTATGCTTTCATCCGACGCTTAACTTTTTGCTGCTCACCAGTATGAACGAAGTGATCTTCTGGGATTGGGTCAATAACAAAACGTACACGACCGGCATGTACAGTGACTGCAAGTGTAGGTTCCTACATGTAACGCAGGATTTGCGGCTCATTACCGGAATTacgcaaacgaaaacacatcTGATGGCAGGCGTAGGCAAAAATGTGGAGGAAGTGGAACCGGAGTATCTGATGGTGTCGTTCCTGCGCAGTGTTAGCCTGATGTTAGATAAGCTCGAACTAACGCTCTCAACTCAGGTCGAATATCTGCTACAACTGGAAATGAACAAGCAGTGTCTCATTTGGATACATTTGTTGCAAACGATCAACCGCAAACGAGGCGAAGTCCGGTGCTGTTCCACGGTTAGTCCTGCAGACAAGTGCACG AAATCTAATCTCAATCTCACACTAATGTCACTGATCCGCAAGATCGACGCGCTGGAGGATAGGCTACTgacacgcaacacacacaacacgtcCATCTGTATCACGACGGAAATCAGTCAACGTTTGTGGTCACCTGGTGCTGTATTGTTAACACAACCGCTGATATACTTCAGAAACATATGCCAAAATTACATCTGCCAAGGCCATAAAAGCTACATAAA ATACATATTTGATCTCAGTCTGGTGAGCGAATTGCTGCGCAAGGTATGCCATATGCTGTATACCCTCGCTCCGTCGGAACTGCCGGACACTTGGGATTACATTTCCCAGTTATACGGAAGGCCTCTGTCACCCGAGAAACACTGCATCCTGCAAGCCTGGGATCTGGAATCATTTCAGGGCGATGTGGACGATTTGCCCGATTTCAAGGAAG ATTGGAAAAATGTGATCACTATCTGTTTGATCAACAACGACTCCAACGTTGCGATCTCACAGTGTGAACAGTTTATCGCTTCCGTACGGTTTCGTTCCGTGAATGAAATGG AAATTAGAAGTCTTCGAAGGGATAATTTCGGCGAGCTGATTTATGCATTTAAGTTTACTGCCAGCTTTGTATCACTTTCCTTCTCACCATCCGGTCGGTACGTTGCCGTTGGATTGCGTTGCCGCCGAAATCTCAAATATGCGTACATTCTCGATAAGGACACACGCTGGCGGATAGGGGTCGGATGTAATGTTTCGAACGATTCGAACGATGTTTCGGAAACGGAAACAGTATCACAGAACG ATCGTGTAGGAATTCGACTGTGTCTACCGCTCGATCCCGACAACTATCTCGAGATAAATTGCATAAAATGGGCCTCCTTACCGGGGTATGGGCTTTTGCTTGGATTGAAATCGAATTTCATTCAGGTCTGCCGGTAG
- the LOC128716351 gene encoding uncharacterized protein LOC128716351, translating into MECKDFVPRDAYRTEEELLKSIKTNENYSLESNFTSSKALLRRQVGRNGDNLYDLLVRLVSNLLDNTPSNVVDHFEEYCRLTQNDFLSPDRLFLHPFDQPREKGRTLQKQAILAKQTLKILTQIEHEKGCHYTKLSLFVNRGLNMMGLDIPRGYDYFISTQIDQTLHNNSNVKSCEFWGIVRSLGCDYYVLEAELRDKSVEYCECRGVIGTHPEIITNIIDGVLERTLKQTKSLSILPQLTAESLDDLTQGVMKDILAQLPLVDREIEEQYCRQHIASLLAELIDRLSCMSSERSSEDSSSGMVVDPCATSHLSIHSTASMLRIRLERIQLENRLNNRKYWVSENPRTKPWQELPDITLEQLEATEGLQVFLRGNLEAPVPHIVKQFNGLEKNLLRAQVCRISSHRDCHLDASETNISLVRCLSGMFFSMTGYNQELLQERAERWWERKEQGMQYWTSETWPGLCTFIDEEKFRCYYIGWAQEKRNNWYCPIVRIPEMASEYEDVPLRNSDISQRIEDLNFDDVVSITSSKSFDSY; encoded by the exons ATGGAGTGTAAAGATTTTGTTCCCCGTGACGCCTATCGCACCGAAGAAGAATTGCTTAAGTCtataaaaacgaatgaaaattattcGCTCGAAAGCAATTTTACCAGCTCAAAAGCGCTATTGCGTCGCCAGGTTGGCAGAAATGGTGATAATCT GTATGATTTACTAGTTCGACTAGTATCAAATTTGCTCGATAATACACCGTCAAACGTAGTTGATCATTTTGAGGAATATTGTCGACTAACCCAAAACGATTTCCTTTCGCCGGATCGCTTATTCCTTCATCCTTTCGATCAACCTCGCGAGAAAGGCAGAACACTGCAGAAACAAGCGATATTGGCCAAACAAACCCTCAAAATCTTGACCCAGATTGAACACGAAAAAGGGTGCCATTATACGAAGCTCAGCCTGTTCGTTAATCGCGGCTTAAACATGATGGGTTTGGATATTCCCAGAGGGTATGATTATTTTATCAGCACTCAAATTGACCAAACGCTTCACAATAATTCAAACGTAAAGTCATGCGAATTCTGGGGCATCGTGAGATCGTTGGGTTGCGATTATTACGTACTGGAAGCGGAACTCCGAGACAAGAGTGTCGAATACTGCGAGTGTCGGGGCGTGATTGGGACGCATCCGGAAATTATAACCAACATCATCGACGGCGTACTGGAAAGAACTcttaagcaaaccaaatcaCTGAGCATTTTGCCACAGCTGACGGCCGAATCTTTGGATGATCTAACACAGGGGGTGATGAAGGACATACTCGCCCAACTTCCACTGGTGGACAGAGAAATCGAAGAGCAGTACTGTCGCCAACACATAGCCTCGTTACTCGCTGAATTAATCGACCGTTTATCTTGCATGTCTTCCGAACGTTCATCTGAAGATTCTTCCTCGGGAATGGTAGTCGATCCCTGCGCCACTTCACATTTATCCATACACTCTACTGCGTCGATGTTGCGCATTCGCCTTGAGCGGATACAGCTTGAAAATCGTTTGAATAATCGCAAGTATTGGGTGTCGGAGAATCCACGCACCAAACCGTGGCAGGAGCTGCCAGATATCACCTTGGAGCAGCTTGAAGCAACGGAAGGGTTGCAAGTATTCTTACGCGGAAACCTAGAAGCACCGGTACCGCATATTGTGAAACAATTTAATGGGTTGGAGAAAAATCTGTTGCGCGCACAGGTTTGCAGAATCAGTTCCCATCGAGATTGTCACCTTGATGCTtcggaaacaaacatttcgctCGTCAGATGCCTTTCgggcatgtttttttccatgACCGGTTACAACCAAGAGCTGCTTCAGGAACGGGCCGAGCGTTGGTGGGAACGGAAGGAACAAGGAATGCAATATTGGACTTCGGAAACGTGGCCCGGACTTTGTACCTTCATCGATGAAGAAAAGTTTCGTTGCTATTACATTGGATGGGCACAGGAGAAACGAAATAATTGGTACTGCCCGATAGTTCGCATACCGGAAATGGCGAGCGAGTACGAAGATGTCCCACTGCGGAACAGTGACATTTCACAGCGGATTGAAGATTTAAATTTCGACGATGTTGTTTCGATAACATCTTCCAAAAGTTTCGattcttattaa
- the LOC128715736 gene encoding endocuticle structural glycoprotein ABD-4, which produces MKLLIVLALVASAYGYPQHERHEHLEHHETSTYIPILKYDKQQGEDGSYRTIYQTGNNIVHEESGYLKDASEDHPNGILVQQGAYSYEAPNGDVIQVQYTADENGFRVQSDSLPTPPPVPAAIQEGLKEIYEGIKRREQEAKNNPKYAEDEAKRAELDYNGQYYNQ; this is translated from the exons ATGAAGCTTTTG ATCGTGCTTGCGCTGGTGGCATCCGCTTACGGGTATCCGCAGCATGAACGCCACGAGCATCTGGAACATCACGAAACGAGCACCTACATTCCCATCCTGAAATACGACAAACAGCAGGGCGAAGATGGCAGCTATAGGACTAT CTACCAGACGGGTAACAACATCGTGCACGAAGAGTCCGGATATCTGAAGGACGCCTCGGAAGACCATCCCAACGGTATTTTGGTCCAGCAAGGCGCCTACTCGTACGAAGCCCCGAACGGCGACGTCATACAGGTGCAGTACACGGCCGATGAGAATGGGTTCCGGGTGCAGAGCGACAGCTTGCCCACACCACCCCCAGTACCGGCAGCAATCCAGGAAGGCCTGAAGGAGATCTACGAAGGCATCAAACGACGCGAGCaggaagcgaaaaacaatCCCAAATACGCGGAAGATGAAGCCAAGCGGGCAGAGCTGGACTACAACGGTCAGTACTACAACCAGTAA
- the LOC128711845 gene encoding uncharacterized protein LOC128711845 produces the protein MAQNKRLRYVNNADNVAYYHVYKYNSLQRLNKTKSMHGVKRVIAFCILTAILPASLIILPLYLRHTVFADVVYPIAESDIIEIRDGISSVFCQKHTLQMNTTFNAFQLDHEPEVSKNRKHIRLKKSMSLPDDTLEYWGFYLLKGATVALRVCSRYDGSRILVVKGERNLRTCGLLEHNSNKIDNYLNKEHGQVLVTFESAAEFIEYSGEQKGTSNLPADGNHGGEDVTDDRPSPEETASMLHRLHTSKEARAQSTRTTDNELDKSKRTTAPVYDTSGRKVQHATTKRIGRPVSVTIKNVPAHASTTTTTTTTTTEVPTSTTENLVKKYRNFRATEAGPLAEVDDGSVHRKRHNHNKTGHRQQSETVSSKEGEQIVPPDSVDRSDQQPATGKRQRRRRRRRDLVYDRAINHGGTAMNYSNNTSDSVSSFENSLLSCYDGDILLAHSFPPSKSCQSVQYLEGASHTVTKHEVVSDGYYYYIFYSDNDYVQNDIHAMFDIYKPTFQYSNISDSKGCINSTHCSFPITFWSNERVIVEVPTRDGIEHEDDDITLLVSTCHPRMAIYIIFPVSVLILVLTCAFL, from the exons ATGGCGCAAAACAAGCGACTTCGGTATGTGAACAACGCGGATAACGTGGCGTATTACCACGTGTACAAATACAATTCCTTGCAGCGATTAAATA AGACCAAAAGCATGCACGGCGTCAAGCGTGTGATCGCGTTCTGCATACTGACCGCGATCCTGCCGGCATCGCTCATCATACTGCCGCTCTACTTGCGGCACACGGTATTTGCGGACGTTGTCTACCCGATCGCCGAATCGGACATCATCGAAATCCGCGATGGAATCTCGTCCGTGTTCTGCCAGAAGCACACACTACAGATGAACACCACGTTCAATGCGTTCCAGCTCGATCATGAGCCGGAGGTGTCCAAGAACAGGAAGCACATACGGTTGAAAAAATCCATGTCCCTGCCGGACGATACGCTCGAGTACTGGGGGTTTTACCTGCTGAAAGGGGCGACGGTAGCGCTGCGGGTTTGCTCCCGTTACGACGGTTCCCGTATATTGGTGGTAAAGGGTGAACGAAACCTGCGTACCTGTGGTTTGCTCGAGCACAACAGCAATAAAATTGACAATTACCTCAACAAAGAGCACGGCCAGGTGCTGGTCACCTTTGAATCGGCGGCCGAGTTTATCGAGTATTCGGGCGAGCAGAAGGGCACGTCCAATTTACCCGCCGATGGAAATCATG GTGGAGAAGATGTGACGGATGACCGCCCATCGCCGGAGGAAACAGCCTCCATGCTGCATCGTTTGCACACTTCGAAAGAGGCACGTGCCCAAAGCACAAGAACCACTGACAATGAGCTCGATAAGAGCAAGCGAACGACGGCACCGGTGTACGACACTTCGGGAAGAAAAGTGCAACACGCGACAACTAAGCGTAtcggtcgtccggtgtcagtCACGATCAAGAACGTACCAGCGCATGCGAGcacgacaacaacgacaactACGACGACTACCGAGGTGCCAACAAGCACGACAGAAAATCTCGTTAAGAAGTATCGAAACTTCCGCGCCACCGAAGCGGGACCTTTGGCGGAAGTGGATGACGGTAGCGTCCACCGGAAGCGTCACAATCACAACAAAACTGGCCATCGACAGCAGTCCGAAACGGTGTCGTCGAAGGAAGGTGAACAAATCGTGCCGCCGGATAGTGTGGATCGATCGGATCAGCAGCCGGCGACCGGTAAGCGACAGAGGCGACGTCGCCGAAGGCGCGATCTTGTATACGATCGTGCGATCAATCATGGTGGCACGGCAATGAACTATTCCAACAACACGTCCGACTCGGTATCGAGCTTTGAGAACAGTTTGCTGTCCTGTTACGATGGTGACATACTGCTCGCGCACAGTTTCCCGCCGAGCAAATCGTGCCAGAGCGTGCAGTATCTCGAGGGTGCGTCGCATACCGTCACGAAACATGAGGTGGTATCGGATGGTTATTACTATTACATTTTCTACAGCGATAACGACTACGTGCAGAATGATATACACGCGATGTTTGACATCTACAAGCCAACGTTCCAGTACTCGAACATATCCGATTCGAAGGGATGCATTAACAGTACGCACTGTTCGTTCCCGATCACTTTCTGGTCGAACGAGCGCGTGATCGTGGAAGTACCGACCCGGGACGGTATCGAGCATGAGGATGATGATATTACGCTGCTCGTATCTACGTGCCATCCGCGAATGGCCATCTACATTATCTTTCCCGTCAGCGTGCTGATTCTTGTGTTGACTTGTGCTTTCCTGTAA